The Deinococcus koreensis genome window below encodes:
- a CDS encoding ABC transporter substrate-binding protein, whose translation MSDVPRTPVRPVRRRLWPIRTPSPQTVLTGLALSGLLAGGAQAQRSINVGLQAGGTMSWVTFAIERYGLDQQLGFKLNATTYASKDATRVALRSGASQIVVDDFLEVTLLRQKGFPVSAVYPFSLLTGGVVVPQDSPIRTVADLRGKTLGATSLTDKTLLILRAYAKATAGFDVQEASKVVSVSSPLMEQFMNRGEIEAGIPFWHHNARMVSGGKFRQLISSGDLLRGLGLPKNVPLLYIVARTDTDPATLGLFLKAVLLAEEKMKSDAAFWPAMLDANLYALPDRAQLPALRSQWAAGLPAHWTAADLNATLLLTRKMIAVAGPDVVGLTRLDTRAFNTSYQP comes from the coding sequence ATGAGTGACGTTCCCCGGACTCCAGTTCGCCCGGTGCGGCGCCGGCTGTGGCCAATCCGCACTCCGTCTCCCCAGACGGTCTTGACCGGGCTGGCCCTCTCGGGACTGCTGGCGGGCGGCGCCCAGGCCCAGCGGTCGATCAACGTGGGGCTCCAGGCCGGCGGCACGATGTCCTGGGTGACTTTCGCCATCGAGCGCTATGGGCTCGATCAGCAGCTGGGCTTCAAGCTGAACGCCACCACCTATGCCAGCAAGGACGCCACGCGCGTCGCCCTGCGTTCCGGCGCGTCCCAGATCGTGGTGGACGACTTTCTGGAGGTCACCCTGCTGCGCCAGAAGGGCTTCCCGGTGAGCGCGGTGTATCCCTTCAGCCTGCTGACCGGCGGCGTCGTGGTGCCCCAGGACAGCCCGATCCGCACCGTAGCCGACCTGCGGGGTAAGACCCTGGGCGCCACCAGCCTGACCGACAAGACCCTGCTGATCCTGCGCGCCTACGCCAAGGCCACCGCCGGCTTCGACGTGCAGGAGGCCTCCAAAGTCGTGTCGGTCTCCAGCCCGCTGATGGAACAGTTCATGAACCGGGGCGAGATCGAGGCCGGCATTCCCTTCTGGCACCACAACGCCCGCATGGTGAGTGGCGGCAAGTTCCGGCAGCTGATCTCCAGCGGTGACCTGCTCAGGGGCCTGGGGCTGCCGAAGAACGTGCCGCTGCTGTACATCGTGGCGCGCACCGACACCGATCCCGCCACGCTGGGCCTGTTCCTGAAGGCCGTGCTGCTGGCCGAGGAGAAGATGAAATCCGACGCCGCCTTTTGGCCGGCCATGCTCGACGCCAACCTCTACGCCCTGCCGGACCGCGCGCAGCTGCCCGCCCTGCGGAGCCAGTGGGCCGCCGGTCTCCCGGCCCACTGGACCGCCGCCGACCTGAACGCCACGCTGCTGTTGACCCGCAAGATGATCGCCGTCGCCGGGCCGGACGTGGTGGGCCTGACCCGCCTGGACACCCGCGCCTTCAATACCAGCTACCAGCCCTGA
- a CDS encoding MFS transporter, with translation MNPWLALALLAGAVVLSMAPWFSAAAVLPQLRAEWALSAQAASWLALAVQLGFVAGAVGSAVLNLADRVPSRLLILGGALGAAAANAALLLLPDGQWAFLLRALVGASLALVYPTSLRAMSAFFVRGRGLALGFMVGALTLGSASPHLVNGLGGADWRTVIGVTSLLAVLGGVLATLVGPGPHRTPAPPFRPAQAWRVLSARGPGLATLGYLGHMWELYAMWTWFALFYSGVLRAAGDGAVEVTRGAALATFSVVGLGALGCLAGGVLGDRWGRTRLTELAMWLSGASALLLALLVNAPSGVVLGVSLFWGFWIIADSAQFSTIVSEIADPAYVGTALTAQLALGFTLTALSIALVPWLEPVIGWRGIFVVWSVGPLLGALAMRVLRHSPDAARIAGGRG, from the coding sequence ATGAACCCCTGGCTGGCCCTGGCGCTGCTGGCGGGGGCGGTCGTGCTGAGCATGGCGCCCTGGTTCTCGGCAGCGGCCGTGCTGCCCCAGCTGCGCGCCGAGTGGGCGCTGAGCGCTCAGGCCGCCTCCTGGCTGGCGCTGGCCGTGCAACTGGGCTTCGTGGCCGGAGCGGTGGGCAGCGCCGTCCTGAATCTGGCCGACCGGGTGCCGTCCCGCCTGCTGATCCTGGGCGGCGCCCTGGGCGCGGCCGCCGCCAACGCCGCGCTGCTGCTGCTGCCGGATGGTCAGTGGGCCTTCCTCCTGAGGGCGCTGGTCGGGGCCAGTCTGGCCCTGGTCTACCCCACCTCCCTGCGGGCCATGTCCGCCTTTTTCGTGCGGGGGCGCGGGCTGGCGCTGGGCTTCATGGTGGGGGCGCTGACCCTCGGGTCGGCCTCTCCGCATCTGGTCAATGGACTTGGCGGCGCGGACTGGCGTACGGTGATCGGCGTGACCAGCCTGCTGGCCGTGCTGGGCGGCGTCCTGGCGACGCTGGTGGGGCCTGGGCCGCACCGCACGCCCGCTCCCCCCTTTCGCCCGGCCCAGGCGTGGCGGGTGCTGAGCGCGCGCGGGCCGGGCCTGGCGACGCTGGGCTACCTGGGGCACATGTGGGAGCTGTACGCCATGTGGACCTGGTTCGCGCTCTTCTATTCCGGCGTGCTGAGGGCCGCCGGCGACGGCGCGGTGGAGGTCACGCGCGGCGCGGCGCTGGCGACCTTCAGCGTGGTGGGCCTGGGCGCGCTGGGCTGTCTGGCCGGGGGCGTGCTGGGCGACCGCTGGGGACGCACCCGCCTGACCGAACTCGCCATGTGGCTCTCGGGGGCCAGTGCCCTGCTGCTCGCGCTGCTGGTGAACGCGCCCAGCGGGGTGGTGCTGGGCGTGAGCCTGTTCTGGGGCTTCTGGATCATCGCGGACTCGGCGCAGTTCAGCACCATCGTCAGCGAGATCGCCGATCCGGCCTACGTGGGCACCGCCCTGACCGCGCAGCTGGCCCTGGGCTTCACCCTCACGGCCCTGAGCATTGCCCTGGTGCCGTGGCTGGAGCCAGTGATCGGCTGGCGCGGCATCTTCGTGGTGTGGAGCGTGGGGCCGCTGCTGGGAGCGCTGGCCATGCGGGTGCTGAGGCACAGCCCCGACGCCGCCCGGATCGCCGGCGGGCGCGGCTGA
- a CDS encoding helix-turn-helix domain-containing protein has product MNERLALERQELVRAWHSYVTRQGPVPSGLHVRPAGAAPPPSAHPAESAPSTESTPARDSLQAGAAATLTRPAAIATIDQEVAASWARSALTVSPERASAPVVDEAEVRQAWKESPLEFGVRGLIPELRRLAEDADLVVALGDPNGTLLWTQGSARMAGLASSINFVPGGQWGEGSVGTNALALALRTRQAVRVFSAEHYVQTVHDWVCYSSPIRDTQTGALLGVLDFSTTWECSTPLGLASARHYAQQIELALSHRALPASQLRLRFCGAPRVQYAGRSLHLTPRQHELLCVLALHPGGLTLDALHAHVYGDQPISLSTLKSEVSTLRALLGGQIASRPYRLSIPMQLDIQDIEEHLLAGRVSDAADLYDGPLLPHSSSPLLSYWRDYLDAALREAVCRSRDPELLWRYASRFDDPECLEVLEGLLAPDDHRLPIARARRAALDASF; this is encoded by the coding sequence ATGAACGAACGGTTGGCGTTAGAACGGCAGGAACTGGTGCGCGCGTGGCACAGCTATGTGACCCGGCAGGGCCCGGTGCCCAGCGGTCTGCACGTCCGCCCGGCCGGAGCGGCCCCGCCACCGTCGGCACACCCGGCCGAGTCCGCGCCGTCGACCGAGTCCACACCGGCACGGGACTCCCTGCAGGCCGGAGCGGCGGCCACCCTGACCCGGCCCGCCGCCATCGCCACCATCGATCAGGAGGTCGCGGCGTCGTGGGCGCGGTCGGCGCTGACCGTGTCGCCCGAGCGGGCGAGCGCACCGGTCGTGGACGAGGCGGAAGTCCGGCAGGCCTGGAAGGAGTCGCCGCTGGAGTTCGGCGTGCGGGGCCTGATCCCCGAGCTGCGACGTCTGGCCGAGGACGCCGATCTGGTGGTGGCCCTCGGTGATCCCAACGGCACGCTGCTGTGGACCCAGGGCAGCGCGCGCATGGCCGGGCTGGCGAGTTCGATCAACTTCGTGCCCGGCGGGCAATGGGGCGAGGGCAGCGTGGGCACCAACGCGCTGGCGCTGGCGCTGCGAACCCGGCAGGCGGTGCGGGTCTTTTCCGCCGAACACTATGTCCAGACCGTGCACGACTGGGTCTGCTACTCCAGCCCGATCCGCGACACGCAGACCGGGGCGCTGCTGGGCGTGCTCGATTTCAGCACGACCTGGGAGTGCAGCACGCCGCTGGGTCTGGCGAGCGCCCGGCATTACGCCCAGCAGATCGAACTCGCCCTGAGTCACCGCGCGCTGCCCGCCAGCCAGCTGCGGCTGCGCTTCTGCGGCGCTCCGCGCGTGCAGTACGCGGGGCGCAGCCTGCACCTGACCCCCCGCCAGCACGAGCTGCTGTGCGTGCTCGCCCTGCATCCGGGCGGGCTCACGCTGGACGCCCTGCACGCCCACGTCTACGGCGACCAGCCCATCAGCCTGAGCACCCTCAAGTCCGAGGTCAGCACCCTGCGCGCGCTGCTGGGCGGGCAGATCGCCTCGCGCCCCTACCGCCTGAGCATTCCCATGCAGCTGGACATCCAGGACATCGAGGAGCACCTGCTCGCCGGCCGGGTCAGCGACGCCGCCGACCTCTACGACGGCCCGCTCCTGCCGCACAGTTCCTCGCCCCTGCTGAGCTACTGGCGCGACTATCTGGACGCTGCCCTGCGCGAGGCCGTGTGCCGCTCGCGCGATCCCGAGCTGCTGTGGCGCTATGCCTCGCGCTTCGACGACCCCGAGTGCCTGGAGGTGCTGGAGGGCCTGCTCGCCCCGGACGACCACCGCCTGCCCATCGCGCGGGCGCGACGCGCGGCACTGGACGCCTCGTTCTGA